Below is a genomic region from Phycisphaerae bacterium.
CAACATCGCCGCCTACCTGATGACCCGCTACCAGGACGGCCGGATCCCCTTCGATCGCCTCAAAAACGACTGGCCCGACCGGATCGACGACCCGGCCCTCCGTGAGATTCCGCTGCTGCTGCGGCCCGACCTGGCCGTCCGCGAAGCCGACCTGGGTCCGGCACGCAAACCCGCCGAAAAAGGGCCCGCCGCCTGGGAAAAGTGCATCCTCTTCCTCCGCAGCGACCGTGAGTATCGTTGGCCGCCCATCCGCCGATTCGCCCCCGGTGGCCCCCTCTGGTTCATCGCCCTGATCCTCGCCGCCTGGCTGCTGCTGCGATTCCTCGGCTACCGGATCATCCCAGCCGAACTGCTGATCGCCGTCCTGATCCTCGCCTGGCTGATCCCCTGGCTCATCCGACGCTCCGCCGAACCCCAAACCGAACCCGACGGAGACCCCGAAGCCTGGCCCTTCCTCACCCTCGACCACTACCGCCAAACCCGCGATTTATCATGAAACAAAACCCAACGGCCCGTATAAGATTAGAGAAAGCAGTGCCCGCCCCCGCCCCTGGAGGCGAATATCTGCTGTAAACCCCGAAATTAGCGGCAGTTGGAGATGACCATGCAGTTTCGCTCACGCAGAACGTTTGGCGCCGTATCCGTCGTCGTCGGCCTGATCTTCCTCCTGCTGGTCGGCGTTGCCGTCGCCCAGTACGCCCAGACCACCCAGCCCGTCACCCACGTGGCCGCCGACTTCGACTTCTACCGCCCGCCCGCCGACCAAACCCCGCTGCCGATGATCGAGCAGATCAACGTCAAAAACATCATCCTCATGATCGGCGACGGCATGGGCCCTGCCCAGGTCACCGCCGCCCGCATCCTCGGTGCCGGGCCCGACGGCCGGCTCCACATGGACCGCCTGCCCGTCACCGGCGCCATGACCACCCATTCCGCCAACGCCCTGGTCACCTGCTCCGCCGCCGCCGCCACCGCCCTGGCCACCGGCCAAAAAACCAACAACGGCATGCTCTCGCTCCTGCCCGACGGCACCCCCCTGCGAACCATCCTCGAAGCCGCCCGCGACGAAAAGAACATGGCCACCGGCCTGGTCACCGTCTGCACCCCCGCCCACGCCACGCCCGCCGCCTTCGCCGCACACGTCAGCTCCCGCGGTCACCACGCGGAGATCGCCAAACAGATCCTCGATGCCCGGCTCAACGTCCTCTTCGCCAGCATCGGCCTCGCCGAACCTCCCACCGAAGGCGAAGTCAGCGAACGCCGGGCCGCCCTCTGGCTGGCCGAAAACGCCCCCTCCGACGGCTGCCAACTCGCCACCCGCCGCCAGCAACTGGCCGCGCTGAACGCCGACCGCGTCGTCGGCCTCTTCCGCCTCGAAGAACCCCAATTCCGTGACGTCGAACCCACCCTCGCTGAAATGACCCAAAAGGCCATCCAACTCCTCGCCCGCGACCCCGACGGCTTCTTCCTCATGGTCGAAGGCAGCCAGATCGACTGGGCCTGCCACGCCGGCGACGGCCCCGACGCCGTCCGACAAACCCTCCTGTTCGACCAGGCCGTCCAGGTCGCCGCCGACTTCGCCCTCACACACCAGGATACCCTCGTCGTCGTCACCGCCGACCACGAAACCGGCGGCATGGTCATCGCCGGCGGAGACCGCAGCGGCCAGAGCCTCACCCTCAAATGGCCCGACAAACCCGCCGTCGGCTCGCTGTCCCACTCCGGCGTCACCGTCCCGATCTACGCCTTCGGACCCGAAGCCATCCGATTCACCGGACTCCACGACAACGCCGATCTGCCCCGCCTCTTCGCTTCACTGCTCGACATCGACCAGCTCCAACGCGCCCCCGTCGCCCAGCCGGCAACGCCCTGACCACAGAAACCTCCCGCCCATCAAAATTTGAAGCACCGGTTGATGCTGTCCAGTTTTGTGCAAGCCCCGCGCAACACCGGTTGACGCTGTACGCCACACATTAAACTCTTGGCCGCCACCCTCTTCCTTGTGAAGTTTTTCCCAATTCCCTGTTTGCATCCCTCTTAACTTCGGGTATAAGAAGTCCGATTTACACGTTCTGAACCCGGCGGCGCGGTTGGGTCAACGGCAGTGGACGCTGACGCCGCCAAAAGGATCAACTCCATGCTGGGTATCGATGACACATTCGTTTGGTTGGCCTACGTCCTGTGTATCCTGAGCGCCTTGCTGTGCGTCGTGTACGGCTTGGTCAACTGGAACCGCGGCGAAGAGCCGATCGAAAGAGAAGACGTCGACTGGGCCGCCCGGGAAAAACGCATCGAAGAAGAACTCTAGCCTGACCTTCCCGAGCGTCCGACGCTGACTCTTCCCGCATCTTTTCCTGGAGGCATGCCATGACTCTCTTGGCGCAAACTGTCGGACTGCCCGAAGTGATCGTCGTCATTCTCTACCTCGTGATGGTGGGATACCTCGGCTGGCTGGGCTTCCGCCGCACCAGAACCACCGCCGACTACATGATCGCCGGCCGCCAGGTCCACCCCTTCGTCATGGCCATGAGCTACGGCGCTACCTTCATCTCCACCAGCGCCATCGTCGGCTTCGGCGGCGTCGCCGGCCTCTTCGGCATGAGCCTCCTGTGGCTGACCTTCCTGAACATCTTCGTCGGAATCTTTATCGCCTTCGTCGTCCTCGGCGGACCCACCCGCCGGCTGGGACACCGCCTCGACGCCCACACCTTCCCCGAACTCCTCGGCCGCCGATTCCAGAGCAAGTTCATCCAGGTCTTCGGCGGCCTGATCATCTTCTTCTTCATCCCCCTCTACGCCGCCGCCGTCCTCATCGGCGGATGCGTCTTCATCGCCACCCAGTTCAACATCGACTACAACGTCGCCCTCCTCGTTTTCAGTGTCATCATCGCCGCCTACGTCGTGGTCGGAGGCCTCAAGGGCGTCATGTACACCGACGCCCTCCAGGGCTCCATCATGTTCGTGGGCATGTTCATCCTTCTGATCGGTACCTACTGGATGGTCGGAGGCGTCGTCGAAGGCCATCAAACCCTCACCAGCCTCGCCGACCTGGTCCCGGGACCGCTCAAAAACATCGGCCACCAGGGCTGGACTGCCACCCCCGACTTCGGCTTCGGAGACATCAAATACAACCTCTGGTGGATCGTCATCAGCACCATCACCCTCGGCGTCGGCGTCGGCGTCCTCGCCCAGCCCCAGCTCGTCGTCCGATTCATGACCGTCAAAAGCCGAAAAGAACTCAACCGCGCCGTCCTGATCGGCGGAATCTTCATCATCGTCATGACCGGAGTCGCCTTCACCGTCGGAAGCCTCTCCAACGCCTGGTTCGCCACCCACGGCCAGCCGCTGACCGGCCGAGTCGTCAAAATAATCAGTGAAGAAAAGAATCATGCTGTAATTCAACTCATGTCGAAAAACGAAAAAGGTGACTGGGTTGATATCGAGGGCAAGATGGCGCCGGTAGTCCTTGCTGAAGCCGATCCGACCTTGGGCAACGCCACCGTCAGCGGTGAGCAGGTGCCCGTCGTCAACGGCCGAAGCATCTCTATCG
It encodes:
- a CDS encoding alkaline phosphatase, encoding MQFRSRRTFGAVSVVVGLIFLLLVGVAVAQYAQTTQPVTHVAADFDFYRPPADQTPLPMIEQINVKNIILMIGDGMGPAQVTAARILGAGPDGRLHMDRLPVTGAMTTHSANALVTCSAAAATALATGQKTNNGMLSLLPDGTPLRTILEAARDEKNMATGLVTVCTPAHATPAAFAAHVSSRGHHAEIAKQILDARLNVLFASIGLAEPPTEGEVSERRAALWLAENAPSDGCQLATRRQQLAALNADRVVGLFRLEEPQFRDVEPTLAEMTQKAIQLLARDPDGFFLMVEGSQIDWACHAGDGPDAVRQTLLFDQAVQVAADFALTHQDTLVVVTADHETGGMVIAGGDRSGQSLTLKWPDKPAVGSLSHSGVTVPIYAFGPEAIRFTGLHDNADLPRLFASLLDIDQLQRAPVAQPATP
- a CDS encoding sodium:solute symporter family protein: MTLLAQTVGLPEVIVVILYLVMVGYLGWLGFRRTRTTADYMIAGRQVHPFVMAMSYGATFISTSAIVGFGGVAGLFGMSLLWLTFLNIFVGIFIAFVVLGGPTRRLGHRLDAHTFPELLGRRFQSKFIQVFGGLIIFFFIPLYAAAVLIGGCVFIATQFNIDYNVALLVFSVIIAAYVVVGGLKGVMYTDALQGSIMFVGMFILLIGTYWMVGGVVEGHQTLTSLADLVPGPLKNIGHQGWTATPDFGFGDIKYNLWWIVISTITLGVGVGVLAQPQLVVRFMTVKSRKELNRAVLIGGIFIIVMTGVAFTVGSLSNAWFATHGQPLTGRVVKIISEEKNHAVIQLMSKNEKGDWVDIEGKMAPVVLAEADPTLGNATVSGEQVPVVNGRSISIVYAGKADDIIPAYINKAMPKYFGLLFLLTLLAAAMSTLSSQFHALGTALGRDVVEQIWPSKAESGINRSMHITRIGIIIGIIIAVVISHDPDETYIIARATAIFMGLCASAFLPTFVGGLFFRRMTRPAAIASMITGFVVTAFWLLLIKAQEAGDIGLVQIVTKALTGEAKTSILANSPNWPVVDPILVALPISAIVAVVVSLFTQPPDQSHLARCFHGPAAANKESRAKALSATGVE